A window of Natrinema versiforme contains these coding sequences:
- a CDS encoding universal stress protein — protein MTRHVLVPMDGSDPARAALEHALEWVPADRMTVVHAVDDLEADYGSVVAGDDEPAFFADVRALADEYDEAVETAVVTGSGAADAILEYAAEESVDAIVMGSEGKAGVSRVLLGSVAEAVTRRAEIPVTIVP, from the coding sequence ATGACCAGACACGTCCTCGTCCCGATGGACGGCTCCGATCCGGCGCGAGCGGCACTCGAGCACGCCCTCGAGTGGGTGCCGGCCGATCGCATGACGGTCGTCCACGCGGTCGACGACCTCGAGGCGGACTACGGCAGCGTCGTCGCGGGGGACGACGAGCCAGCTTTCTTCGCCGACGTTCGCGCGCTCGCCGACGAGTACGACGAGGCGGTCGAGACGGCCGTCGTCACGGGGAGCGGGGCGGCGGACGCGATCCTCGAGTACGCGGCCGAAGAGAGCGTCGACGCGATCGTCATGGGCAGCGAGGGGAAAGCCGGCGTCTCGCGGGTGTTGCTCGGCAGCGTCGCGGAGGCAGTCACGCGGCGTGCGGAGATTCCGGTGACGATCGTTCCGTGA